The genomic window TTAAAATAAAGCTCACAGGTAAAAACATGGCATAGATGATAAAAAGCACCTGCGAGAAAATCATTATCCCTGTTAAAAGGAATACGAATATTGAAATACCAATGTTGAAGACAAAGAGGAAAAAGACTGTACCCAAGCGGTTGATAGTCTTTGTGATGGTTAGATTGGTATTGTTTCTGTCCTCAATGACGATTTTTTCTCTATCTTCACCATTATTATTGTCTGGGCTAGTTGAGAGCAGGCTTTCCACACGGTCAGTGCCAATGGAATCAATGTCAGAATTGTTGTATTGAAGCAGTAACCATGGTTGTTGAACCTGTATTGAAAACAGGCTATCTCTGATTAAGTCCACGCTGTCTTTGCCTTTGCTGTCGGAGTTTGGCATGACTATTTTTGTACCCAGTGACAAACTGGCATTACTAATGTCTGATGAAAAGTCATTTGTTTTTTCGGTATAGTCGGGAGCATAAGCTTTCTCGGTTTTCTGTTTTCGTAGTATCACGTCCTTTCAAAATTGGGTAAAAAAATAGACACCTCATTTTTGAAGTGTCTACCTTTCACGTATTCAATTTTATATTGGAAGTATCTTTGTTTCTTCATTTATCAAGGGTAAATCGTCGTATCAAAGCTCATTCATAAGTAGTAAATTAGTAGTAAATTGATTGGTTTTGCCCTTGATAAAGTGTGATAAGTCCAGTGTTTATGCGGATAACTAGATTTTCATGTTATTTTTAGGATAAATAGATTATTGGCTTTAGAGGAATTCCTAAACTTTATCTAAAATTTAGTTAGTGAACCAAAACCTCAATAATTGTACATAAAAAGAATTAATAGGTTCATTTGGATAACATATTAACCAAATGAACCTATTAATTTTAAAAGTGAGAATATATTTTACTAAAGCTAGGTTATGTCTTTGTAAGTTGGTGACTTAGTATAATTTTAAAAATAATTATAAATAAAGAAGTTTTAAAAGAATGCTATTTTTACATTCGTTTAAAACACATCCTAAAAATAAAATTATTTGGCATAAGATGCAAGTGAAAAAGTTGGTATAATTATTGCTAAAGTATTTTATGGTGATAATACTAATAATAAATTGGCAACAAGGGAAAGGTGATAGGATATGATTTATAATTTTGATGAAGTAATTAATAGAAAAGGAACCAATTGTGCAAAATATGATGAGCGTATAAAAAAATTTGGAACAGATGATGTAATTCCATTATGGATAGCAGACATGGATTTTGCCACAGCTAAACCAATTACTGATGCTATGAAACAAAAAGTTGAAGAAGGCATATTTGGATATGTTTCAAGGCCTGATGAATATTTTGATTCTTTATGCAAATGGCAAAAAAAGAGAAACAACTGGGAAATTGATAAAGAACTTTTAAGTTTTAGTGTTGGAGTAGTACCATCTCTTGCTGCTCTTATAAGACAGTTAAGTGAAATTGGTGATGAAATTTTAATTCAAACACCAGTATATCCTGAATTTTATGATATAGTAGAAGCTGCAGATAGAAAAGTTTTAGTAAGCCGTCTTATGGAGAAGGATGGAGTATGGAAAATTGATTATACCGACTTTGAGAACAAATTAAAAAGACATCCAAAAGCTTTTATTCTTTGTAATCCACAAAATCCAATTGGACATCCATGGTCAAAAGAAGAACTTACAAAGATGGGTGAGTTATGTATTAAATATGGGGTAACAGTAATTTCAGATGAAATCCATGCTGATTTAATGCTATGGGGAAATAAACATATTCCTATGGCGAGCATTTCAAAGGAATTTGCAGCCAACACTATTACTTGTACGGCTATCAGTAAAACTTTTAATTTAGCAGGATTACAGGCTTCTACTGTTATTTTTAATAATCAAGATGAAAAAGCAAAATTTGAAAAGCTATGGCATAGTTTTGAAATTCATAGAAACAACAGTTTTAGCCTTGTGGCTTCTATCGCTGCTTATAATGAGGGAGAAGAGTGGCTTGAACAGTTGATAAAATATTTAGAGGAAAACATGAAATTTATTCATGACTATTGTGAAAAATACATTTCAAAGATTAAAGCTAATATACCTGAATGTACTTATTTAGTGTGGCTTGACTGTCGTGAGTTGGGTCTTACAGATGAAGATTTAAATGAATTTATGATTAAAAAAGCTAAAGTTGGATTAAATGCTGGTAATGGGTTTGATAGAGAGTTAACAGGATTTATGAGATTGAATGCAGCATGTCCACGTTCTATTCTTGAAAAAGCTCTTAATCAGTTAAGAGATGCAGTTAATAATTTATAATAACAATAAAAGCTTTTAAAAAAATAATCAATAAATAAAATTTTTAATTAAAGAGAGGAGAAATAAAATGAGTTTTATTATGTATGGAAGTGAGTTATGCGAAGATACTATGGGGGCAAAGAAATTATTTGAAGAAAATAAAATTGAATATGTTTTTAAAGACATTACAAAAGAATTATCAAATTTAAAAGAATTTTTAGCTATAAGAGACACTAATTCTTGTTATAGTAAAATAAGAGAAGAACATGGAATTGGTATGCCATGTATTGTAAAAGAAGATGGAAGTATAACTTTAGAGCCTAAAGATGTACTTTAATTTGAAATTACATGTTTTAACAAATTAATGATTTTATATAATCTAAAAAACGATATTAAAAGCATAGTTCTAAAAAGAAATTGTTTAAAAAGACTGGTGGGGTAACTGCCAGTCTTTTGTTGTATATAAAATAAAATTATCACACAATATATTTGTAAAATAATCCAAAATGGTATAATATTATGAAATAAAAATAAAATTATACAATAATTGAATTAAATACTATGAAGGAATTGACAAGAAAGAGGAGTTGATAAATGAATATTTACTATTATATTTAAAATATATTTAAAAATAAACTATAAGGAATATGTAAAATCCATCCGTGTAGCTTATACTATACGAGATATAGAAAGGAAAGTTGTATAATGGTTGGGGAAAAAGTAAAGTCTATTAACATATGGAATAAAGTTGCACATAATTTTAGTAAAGGTGGACCTGATTTTTGGAATGAATTTGGAAAGCGATTAGTGGAACTTTCTAGTATTAAAGAAGGAGCAAAAATATTAGATGTAGCAATGGGAAGAGGTGCTTCATTATTTCCTGCAATAAAAAAGATTGGTAAAAACGGTTATGCTATAGGGATAGATATTTCAGGGAATATGGTAAATGAAACATATAATGATATAGTAAAACAAAGTATAAATAATGCGGAAGTTAGAAAGATGAATGCATTGAATTTAAAATTTAATGATAATTTTTTTGATAATGTTATCTGTGGATTTGGTATTGGCTATATTTTACCTAGTGATATCAAATTAACCGAAATAATAAGAGTTCTTAAGAAAAATGGACAAGTTGGATTTAGTATTTGGGGAGTGCAAGAACAGAAAAAATGGTTAGTTGATATAACTAATAAATACATAAATATGAATTCATCTAATAAAAATAGTGATGAAAAATCAAATATTATAGAATTTAATACAGTAAGAGATGTAAAAAAAATATTAGAGGAATCAGGATTAAAGAATGTCAAAGTCTATCAAGAAGAATCAGATATTATTTATAAAAGCAAAGAAGAGTGGTGGACAGAAATGAACTCCAATGAAGTAAGAATGGCTTTTGATGAGATAGAGAAGCTAGGTTCTGACAAATTGAAAGAATATAAGAAAGAGATATTTAATATTCTTGAAATATACAAAAAAGAAGATGGATTTCATCTTAACATGCCTGTAATATATGCATTTGGAGAAAAATTTTTTTGATGAAATTTAGGAGGATAAATTATGAGAATTTTAACTTTAAATTGCCATTCTTGGCAAGAAGAAAAACAAATAGAAAAAATAAAATATTTGGCAAAGATAATACATCAGAATAATTATGATATAATTGCCCTTCAAGAAGTTAGTCAGAGCATTAATAGCAAAGTATTATTTGATAATATAAAAGAAGATAATTTTATGTTTATATTAATGAAAGAACTTGAAAGATTAGGAGAAACTAGATTTAAATTTCTGTGGGAGTTTGCCCATATAGGTTATGATAAATATGAAGAAGGTATTTCTATATTAACTAAACATCATATAAAAGCAAAAGAGTCTTTTTATGTTTCTAAAAGTAAAGATCAAAATTATTGGAAAACTAGAAAGATAATAAAATGTAAAATAGTTTACAACAATAAACCTATTTCAGTTTACTCCTGTCACTTAGGTTGGTGGGATGACAAAGAGGAAGATTTTAAATTTCAAGCAAATAAATTACTTGAACATGTGAAAGAAGATGAAACATGCATACTAATGGGTGATTTTAACAATGATGCATTTTTAAGTAATGAAGGATATGATTATATTATAGATAAAAACATTAAGGATATATACAGTTTAGCAAAGTCAAAAGATAATGGTGTAACTATTATTGGAAAGATTGATAGTTGGGAAGGTAATAATATGAGGTTAGACCTGATATTATCTAATAAAAATTTAAAAGTAGAATATTGTAAAGTTATATTTAATGGAATAAGAGGAGAAATAATTTCAGACCATTTTGGGGTTGAAGCAAAAATAGAATTTTAAAATAATTAATAAATTATGATATAGTTTTTAAAGTTTAAAGACTATACCATAATTTATTTTAATTTTTTATACATTATTCTGGTATAAAGATGTCTATTAAAAAAATACAAATCCCACAAGTTAGCATTATAATAATTTTACTTAATTGAGCAAATTGCATAATTACAAATTCAAAATATGGAGTTATATAATTTCCCAATTATGCAAATTCCTTAATTTTAAAAACTTATTATAAATAATTGTTATTTAAGAATATAATTCCAAATAATATATGATATTATAATATATGTAATAAAAGTTATGTAATTGAAATTTTCTATGGGGGAGAATTATGAAAAGAATAGATACTGTATACGAAGAGCTAAAAAAAAATTGTATAAGAAATTTCAGAGAGGAAGGTAATGTTATTGGATTTTCTACCCAAAATTTAGCTGAAAGACTAAATATTCATAGAAGTAATGTATCTTGTGATTTAAATAAACTATATAAAATGGGGAGAGTCATTAAAATACAAGGGAAACCTGTCTTATATAAAATAAAAGATAAAGAGCTGAGCGAAGCTTACTTTGAAGATATAAATACTGATGTCTTCGACAATATAATAGGTTCCAATTTAAGTTTAAAGAATTCAGTGCAGCAAGCAAGAGCAGCTATAATGTATCCGCCTAAAGGTCTTCATACTATAATTCTTGGGGAAACAGGAACAGGAAAATCTATGTTTGCAGAAAGCATGTATAATTATGCTAAACATATAGGAAAAATTAAAGATAATGCACCATTTATAATTTTTAATTGCTCAGATTATGCCAATAATCCTCAATTGCTTATGAGTCAACTTTTTGGAGTGAAAAAGGGTGCTTATACTGGAGCTAATAAAGATAAGTCAGGGCTTATAGAAAAAGCTAATGATGGAATTCTTTTTTTAGATGAAGTTCATAGACTACCACCAGAAGGACAAGAAATGTTATTTTATATAATAGATAAAGGAGTATATAGAAAACTTGGAGAAGTGGATATTCAACATAAAGCTAATATATTAATAATATGTGCTACTACTGAAAATGTTGAATCTGTCCTTTTAAAAACTTTTATAAGAAGAATACCTATGATAATTAGATTGCCATCATTAAAAGACAGGACAATAGAAGAAAGATACTCGCTCATAAGTAATTTTTTCAAGGAAGAAGCAAGGTGTATAAAATCAGATATAAAAGTTACAGCAAATGCTTTAAAAGCTTTGTTGTTATATGATTGTCCTAATAATATAGGTCAATTAAAAAGCGATATAAAATTATGCTGTGCCAAAGCGTTTTTAGAGAGTATGCTAAAGAAGAGCAAGGATATATGTGTCCAGAGTGAGGACTTGCAAAAATATATAATACAAGGACTTTTATTATATAAATCTTGTAGAGAAGAAATTGATAAATTTGTAAATATAGATATTACAAAATTTCAAGTAGAGAATAAAGATTCTTCGGAAAATAAAGATATAAAAGTTTATAATTTTTATGAATATCTGGAAGATAAAAGGAAATCATTAGAAATTAAAGGAATTAATGAAAAAGACATAAAACTTATAATGAGTTTGGATATAGATACCTATTTTAAAAAATATATTTTAAATATTGATGAAAAACATTTAGATAAAATATATAAAGTGGTAGATAAAAAAATTGTAGATATAGTGGATAAATTTTTGAACTATTGTGAAGAGAAAATGTATAAAAAATTTGAAGCAAAAATATTATATGGATTGTCAATGCACGTTGCTAGTTCCATAGAAAGAATAAGAGGTGGTAAGGAAATAAAGAATCACCAATTAGAATATATAAAGAAAAATTATGTTGAAGAATTTAAGTACGCCCACTTATTAAAAGAAAAAATAGAAGAGTCATTTAATATAAAAGTACCTGAAGATGAAATTGGATTTATATGTATGTTTTTATGTTTGAATAAAGAGAC from Clostridium sp. MB40-C1 includes these protein-coding regions:
- a CDS encoding endonuclease/exonuclease/phosphatase family protein, producing the protein MRILTLNCHSWQEEKQIEKIKYLAKIIHQNNYDIIALQEVSQSINSKVLFDNIKEDNFMFILMKELERLGETRFKFLWEFAHIGYDKYEEGISILTKHHIKAKESFYVSKSKDQNYWKTRKIIKCKIVYNNKPISVYSCHLGWWDDKEEDFKFQANKLLEHVKEDETCILMGDFNNDAFLSNEGYDYIIDKNIKDIYSLAKSKDNGVTIIGKIDSWEGNNMRLDLILSNKNLKVEYCKVIFNGIRGEIISDHFGVEAKIEF
- a CDS encoding MalY/PatB family protein, coding for MIYNFDEVINRKGTNCAKYDERIKKFGTDDVIPLWIADMDFATAKPITDAMKQKVEEGIFGYVSRPDEYFDSLCKWQKKRNNWEIDKELLSFSVGVVPSLAALIRQLSEIGDEILIQTPVYPEFYDIVEAADRKVLVSRLMEKDGVWKIDYTDFENKLKRHPKAFILCNPQNPIGHPWSKEELTKMGELCIKYGVTVISDEIHADLMLWGNKHIPMASISKEFAANTITCTAISKTFNLAGLQASTVIFNNQDEKAKFEKLWHSFEIHRNNSFSLVASIAAYNEGEEWLEQLIKYLEENMKFIHDYCEKYISKIKANIPECTYLVWLDCRELGLTDEDLNEFMIKKAKVGLNAGNGFDRELTGFMRLNAACPRSILEKALNQLRDAVNNL
- a CDS encoding class I SAM-dependent methyltransferase, producing the protein MVGEKVKSINIWNKVAHNFSKGGPDFWNEFGKRLVELSSIKEGAKILDVAMGRGASLFPAIKKIGKNGYAIGIDISGNMVNETYNDIVKQSINNAEVRKMNALNLKFNDNFFDNVICGFGIGYILPSDIKLTEIIRVLKKNGQVGFSIWGVQEQKKWLVDITNKYINMNSSNKNSDEKSNIIEFNTVRDVKKILEESGLKNVKVYQEESDIIYKSKEEWWTEMNSNEVRMAFDEIEKLGSDKLKEYKKEIFNILEIYKKEDGFHLNMPVIYAFGEKFF
- a CDS encoding sigma-54-dependent transcriptional regulator; protein product: MKRIDTVYEELKKNCIRNFREEGNVIGFSTQNLAERLNIHRSNVSCDLNKLYKMGRVIKIQGKPVLYKIKDKELSEAYFEDINTDVFDNIIGSNLSLKNSVQQARAAIMYPPKGLHTIILGETGTGKSMFAESMYNYAKHIGKIKDNAPFIIFNCSDYANNPQLLMSQLFGVKKGAYTGANKDKSGLIEKANDGILFLDEVHRLPPEGQEMLFYIIDKGVYRKLGEVDIQHKANILIICATTENVESVLLKTFIRRIPMIIRLPSLKDRTIEERYSLISNFFKEEARCIKSDIKVTANALKALLLYDCPNNIGQLKSDIKLCCAKAFLESMLKKSKDICVQSEDLQKYIIQGLLLYKSCREEIDKFVNIDITKFQVENKDSSENKDIKVYNFYEYLEDKRKSLEIKGINEKDIKLIMSLDIDTYFKKYILNIDEKHLDKIYKVVDKKIVDIVDKFLNYCEEKMYKKFEAKILYGLSMHVASSIERIRGGKEIKNHQLEYIKKNYVEEFKYAHLLKEKIEESFNIKVPEDEIGFICMFLCLNKETIESDGKVAILVAMHGESSATSIVDVANRLLEENYAVGYNMPLEQKPEDALENLINISKKINKGKGILLLVDMGSLVFFGDLIYERTKIPVKTIEMICTPMVLEGTRKALVNASLEEVYEACLNLSPYIGRIYRENFDFNHKLKKDVIITACITGEGTAVKLKSIIEHKLNTKNRDVDVLCIDILSKNKFNKDIEKIKEDKNVIAVISAIKPIDDSILYISTSDIFNEEKILILDERMNMLKTISNMKSVIEENINIDSSKYIESFKKFYMYLLSEEVRLDENLVVGLILHIGCVLERVLSNKKMKHLNTNIQIPSGYEENIKLIKNAVLPIERKFSVSMTMEEYINITKIIYSI